In the genome of Dehalococcoidia bacterium, the window CGACGGCCCGCCTGCTCGGAGCCAGTGGTTTGTGGAAGCTCGAGCCAGTAAATCTCGCCCCGCTTAACCATCGGCGCGCTCGTCCCACCGCGTGCTCTTGCGCATCATCTCGCCGGCGAGCGGGAATGCCTCCTCGGCAAGGCGGCGGTCCTCCTCGGCCATTTCCCGGTAGCCCTGCTCCATCAACGCTTCGACGCGGGCGCGCTCTTCTTTCTCCAGAAGTTCGGCGATTACGCCGCTTCTGGTCTTGGCGCGCTCTCTGGCCAGCCCGTCGGCCACAGCAAGCAGACCTTTAGGCAGGCTGATGGTGACTTTGGCGACGCCTGACGGACGCATACTATGCCTCCGCCATACAGATTACCATACCATTGGTATGACCACAAGTCTTACCGAAACAGACCACGCCCCGACGCCCGGCCAGCACAACGCCTGCGTCTGCCGCGACCTGCTGAGCGTGCCGCAGGAGCGGGTGAACGCGTTGCGGTGGGGCTCTGTGTGGACAGTACTCGAACTTCCTGCGGCCTGATCTGGTGCCCAGGCTGAGGGAACTGCTGGCCAGCGATTCCTGACTCGCCTGGCGGACCTAAACGTACAGAAACCAGAACTCAGCCTATTTTTGAGCTCTTTTTAGTGCTAGTCTTGCCCCGAAGCTAGAATATCTTGAGGCGTTAGCACACAGATTTGGCAGCACCACAGATGGCTAACGATTCATGCTTTCCCAAAAAGTCCACATGTTGTGGGCTGCATCTTGAAGTTCTTTAATAAGTGGGCGCATAGATTCCTTACTTGCACCTCGGTCATCTATCGCTATACGGAGTTTCTCGGCTGAGTCCTTTATCTTCTCAGCGACTTCGAGACCCCACTGTCTGTTGTCACTCACGACGCCAGCCCGTTTTCGTTCCTCAGCCATAATCCGTTTCACCTCTCTAGTCTCCCATGCTGAACGCCCTGGTTGGTATTGGAAGATCCAGGCCTGGCC includes:
- a CDS encoding CopG family transcriptional regulator, with amino-acid sequence MRPSGVAKVTISLPKGLLAVADGLARERAKTRSGVIAELLEKEERARVEALMEQGYREMAEEDRRLAEEAFPLAGEMMRKSTRWDERADG